The Micromonospora sp. NBC_00421 genome contains a region encoding:
- a CDS encoding ABC transporter ATP-binding protein, with the protein MTLAYERRVVARDLSVAVPDRSFTVVIGPNACGKSTLLRALARTLRPAAGTVLLDGRDIHSVRSREVARTLGLLPQSSVAPEGITVADLVARGRYPHQGLLRQWSTEDERVVTEAMAATGVGELAGRPVDELSGGQRQRVWIAMALAQQTSLLLLDEPTTYLDVAHQIEVLDLCARLHEEQGRTLVAVLHDLHHAARYATHLIAMRDGRVVAQGDPREVVTAALVEEVFGLPCRIVEDPETGTPLVVPRARRRSQSGPVTAG; encoded by the coding sequence TTGACCCTGGCCTACGAGCGGCGGGTGGTTGCCCGGGACCTGTCGGTGGCCGTACCCGACCGGTCGTTCACGGTGGTGATCGGACCCAACGCCTGCGGCAAGTCCACCCTGCTGCGCGCCCTGGCCCGGACGCTGCGACCGGCCGCCGGCACGGTGCTGCTCGACGGTCGGGACATCCACTCGGTGCGGTCCCGGGAGGTGGCCCGTACCCTCGGGCTGCTGCCGCAGTCGTCGGTCGCGCCGGAGGGCATCACGGTGGCCGACCTGGTCGCCCGGGGCCGCTACCCGCACCAGGGGCTGCTGCGGCAGTGGTCGACCGAGGACGAGCGGGTGGTCACCGAGGCGATGGCCGCCACCGGCGTCGGTGAACTGGCCGGGCGGCCCGTCGACGAACTCTCCGGCGGGCAGCGGCAGCGGGTCTGGATCGCGATGGCGCTGGCCCAGCAGACCTCCCTGCTGCTGCTCGACGAACCCACCACCTACCTGGACGTCGCGCACCAGATCGAAGTGCTCGACCTGTGCGCCCGGCTGCACGAGGAGCAGGGCAGAACCCTGGTCGCGGTGCTGCACGACCTGCACCACGCCGCCCGGTACGCCACCCACCTGATCGCCATGCGCGACGGTCGGGTGGTGGCCCAGGGCGACCCGCGCGAGGTGGTCACCGCCGCCCTCGTCGAGGAGGTGTTCGGGCTGCCCTGCCGGATCGTCGAGGACCCGGAGACCGGCACCCCGCTGGTCGTGCCCCGGGCCCGGCGCAGGAGTCAGTCCGGGCCGGTGACCGCGGGGTAG
- a CDS encoding GerMN domain-containing protein codes for MLLPVVAVLVVAGCGVPVDERPRAVEPPFGPPAAPAASSAPGRVGQAFCLVRDGRLARTVRQVDAVGGVDGQLRRLLAGPTRAERAAGFGTALPGAVHVLGARLVDGRAQVEVEPLGEESGRSDEVLAYGQIVCTLDGRSDVSGVSFLLRGRPLEVPRADGSLSSGPLTAADYPAVTGPD; via the coding sequence GTGCTGCTGCCGGTGGTGGCGGTGCTGGTGGTCGCCGGGTGCGGGGTGCCCGTCGACGAGCGGCCCAGGGCCGTCGAGCCGCCGTTCGGGCCGCCGGCCGCCCCGGCCGCAAGTAGTGCCCCGGGCCGGGTGGGACAGGCGTTCTGCCTGGTCCGCGACGGCCGCTTGGCCCGTACCGTCCGGCAGGTCGACGCCGTCGGTGGGGTGGACGGGCAGCTACGCCGCCTGCTGGCCGGGCCGACCCGGGCCGAACGGGCGGCCGGGTTCGGCACCGCCCTGCCCGGCGCGGTGCACGTGCTGGGTGCCCGGCTGGTCGACGGACGGGCCCAGGTGGAGGTGGAGCCGCTGGGGGAGGAGTCCGGCCGCAGCGACGAGGTGCTGGCGTACGGGCAGATCGTCTGCACCCTGGACGGCCGCTCCGACGTCTCCGGGGTGTCGTTCCTGCTGCGCGGCCGACCGCTGGAGGTGCCCCGGGCCGACGGCTCGCTGTCGTCCGGCCCGTTGACCGCCGCCGACTACCCCGCGGTCACCGGCCCGGACTGA
- a CDS encoding sensor histidine kinase, which produces MRRLGLRARVTAAFAIGALLLSALMALISYELVRRSLLDERERTALRAAYFDAAVVRAGLDTDAPDVYEVLRTLDTGGSRRALVHRDGRWYARTADEGPSGAVPAGLMAMVADGEPGVQRVRVDGQPALLVGVPLADSTGYYEITSLRELEQTFQVLALALTVVAVTVAGSGAALGWYATRHGLRPLTAVADAAEKIAAGDVTARLAPGTDPDLARLSTSFNRMADQVAVRIERDRRFAADVAHELRSPLQTLSAAASVLSRRRDSLDDRTATAAGLVSEEITRFQQLVNDLIELARSDRPVQRESVDVVALAQGVCRGRGLPESLVVTGPPRPGDWSVDPRRVAQLLVNLLDNAVRYGGGPVAVRLWLSDGIGVVEVDDEGPGVPVADREVVFDRFVRGRAAHDRAGGDGTGLGLALVAQHAAAHGGRASVGDRPGGGARFRVELPGSRP; this is translated from the coding sequence ATGAGGCGGCTCGGCCTGCGGGCCCGGGTCACCGCCGCCTTCGCGATCGGCGCGCTGCTGCTGTCGGCGCTGATGGCGTTGATCTCGTACGAGCTGGTGCGTCGCTCGCTGCTCGACGAGCGGGAGCGGACCGCGCTGCGGGCGGCGTACTTCGACGCGGCGGTGGTCCGGGCCGGCCTGGACACCGACGCCCCGGACGTCTACGAGGTGCTGCGCACCCTGGACACCGGCGGCAGCCGCCGGGCGCTCGTGCACCGCGACGGCCGCTGGTACGCCCGGACCGCCGACGAGGGTCCGTCCGGCGCGGTGCCGGCCGGGCTGATGGCGATGGTCGCCGACGGCGAGCCGGGGGTGCAGCGGGTCCGGGTCGACGGGCAGCCCGCGCTGCTGGTCGGGGTGCCGTTGGCCGACTCGACAGGCTACTACGAGATCACCTCGCTGCGGGAGTTGGAGCAGACGTTCCAGGTGCTGGCGTTGGCGCTGACCGTGGTGGCGGTCACGGTGGCCGGCTCCGGCGCGGCACTGGGCTGGTACGCCACCCGGCACGGGCTGCGCCCGTTGACGGCGGTGGCCGACGCCGCCGAGAAGATCGCGGCCGGGGACGTCACCGCCCGGCTCGCCCCCGGCACCGACCCGGACCTGGCCCGGCTCTCCACCTCCTTCAACCGGATGGCCGACCAGGTGGCGGTGCGGATCGAACGGGACCGCCGGTTCGCCGCCGACGTCGCCCACGAGCTGCGCTCACCGTTGCAGACGCTCTCGGCGGCGGCGAGCGTGCTGTCCCGGCGGCGGGACAGCCTGGACGACCGTACGGCCACCGCCGCCGGCCTGGTCAGCGAGGAGATCACCCGGTTCCAGCAGCTGGTCAACGACCTGATCGAGCTGGCCCGCAGCGACCGGCCGGTGCAGCGGGAGTCCGTCGACGTGGTCGCGCTGGCCCAGGGGGTGTGCCGGGGGCGGGGGCTGCCCGAGTCGCTTGTCGTCACCGGCCCGCCCCGGCCGGGGGACTGGTCGGTGGACCCGAGACGTGTCGCGCAGTTGCTTGTCAACCTGCTGGACAACGCGGTCCGCTACGGCGGCGGCCCGGTCGCGGTGCGGCTGTGGCTCTCCGACGGAATCGGGGTGGTGGAGGTCGACGACGAGGGCCCCGGGGTGCCGGTGGCCGACCGGGAAGTGGTCTTCGACCGGTTCGTCCGGGGCCGGGCGGCCCACGACCGGGCCGGTGGGGACGGCACCGGCCTGGGGTTGGCGCTGGTCGCCCAGCACGCCGCCGCGCACGGCGGCCGGGCCTCGGTCGGCGACCGGCCCGGCGGCGGCGCCCGGTTCCGGGTGGAACTGCCGGGGAGCCGACCGTGA
- a CDS encoding response regulator transcription factor encodes MTGVLVIEDDDRIRLALLLALEDEGYLARGAATAEEGLRAQRQEAADYVLVDLMLPGLDGFECIRQLRRDDDVPIVVVSARDDTHDIVAALEAGADDYLVKPVAIKELSARLRALRRRGRTASSVTSAVVPVLAFGPLEISPEAGEVRRAGQTVPVTRTEFRLLCELAEHAGRVLSRQQLLSRVWGYETGDERLVDVHVGRLRQKIEADPANPRHLVTLRGLGYKLQR; translated from the coding sequence ATGACGGGCGTACTGGTGATCGAGGACGACGACCGGATCCGTCTGGCGCTGCTGCTGGCCCTGGAGGACGAGGGCTACCTGGCGCGCGGGGCGGCCACCGCGGAGGAGGGGTTGCGGGCGCAGCGGCAGGAGGCCGCCGACTACGTGCTGGTGGACCTGATGCTGCCCGGTCTGGACGGTTTCGAGTGCATCCGGCAGCTTCGCCGCGACGACGACGTGCCGATCGTGGTGGTCAGCGCCCGGGACGACACCCACGACATCGTCGCCGCGCTGGAGGCGGGCGCGGACGACTACCTGGTCAAGCCGGTAGCGATCAAGGAGCTGTCGGCCCGGTTGCGGGCGCTGCGCCGCCGGGGCCGTACGGCCTCGTCGGTGACCTCGGCGGTGGTGCCGGTGCTGGCCTTCGGCCCGCTGGAGATCAGCCCGGAGGCCGGTGAGGTGCGCCGGGCCGGGCAGACCGTGCCGGTGACCCGGACCGAGTTCCGGTTGCTCTGCGAGCTGGCCGAGCACGCCGGCCGGGTGCTGTCCCGCCAGCAGCTGCTCAGCCGGGTGTGGGGTTACGAGACCGGCGACGAGCGGCTGGTAGACGTGCACGTGGGGCGGCTGCGGCAGAAGATCGAGGCCGATCCGGCCAATCCCCGGCACCTGGTCACCCTGCGGGGCCTCGGCTACAAACTGCAACGATGA
- a CDS encoding STAS domain-containing protein, which produces MGASRPECTVPLVEVCVTDDLDLAALARSREVFDRLVGLRPEHVVVDLSQCRHLDAAAVGLLLDVHRHLARHGGVLTLRDPSPRALRVLSAARVSRVLPMVTTPRALPVDGGLVPSVVHRQPAPPRVPEHSR; this is translated from the coding sequence GTGGGAGCGTCCCGCCCGGAGTGCACCGTACCGCTTGTGGAGGTGTGCGTCACCGACGACCTGGACCTGGCCGCGCTGGCCCGGTCCAGGGAGGTCTTCGACCGGCTGGTCGGGCTGCGCCCGGAACACGTGGTGGTCGACCTCTCACAGTGCCGGCACCTCGACGCCGCCGCCGTCGGGCTGCTGCTCGACGTGCACCGGCACCTGGCCCGCCACGGCGGCGTGCTGACCCTGCGGGATCCCAGCCCCCGGGCGTTGCGCGTGCTGAGTGCCGCCCGGGTGTCCCGGGTGCTGCCCATGGTCACCACCCCACGGGCCCTGCCGGTGGACGGCGGGCTGGTCCCGTCCGTCGTCCACCGGCAGCCAGCCCCGCCCCGGGTTCCGGAGCACAGCCGATGA
- a CDS encoding GlsB/YeaQ/YmgE family stress response membrane protein, whose protein sequence is MSVPGILVAVVVGLVIGALGRLVVPGRTQVPLWLTLAVGLVAALLGTILSRLVGIDSDGYTLRQLIVQVGLAGVAVALVVGTAGGRTEP, encoded by the coding sequence ATGAGCGTGCCCGGCATCCTCGTCGCCGTCGTCGTCGGGCTCGTGATCGGCGCGTTGGGCCGGCTCGTCGTCCCCGGCCGCACCCAGGTCCCGCTCTGGCTCACCCTCGCCGTCGGCCTGGTCGCCGCGCTACTCGGCACCATCCTGAGCCGGCTGGTCGGCATCGACAGCGACGGCTACACCCTGCGGCAGCTGATCGTGCAGGTCGGCCTGGCCGGGGTCGCCGTGGCACTTGTCGTCGGCACCGCCGGTGGCCGTACCGAGCCCTGA
- a CDS encoding STAS domain-containing protein, protein MTVVPDDPLMTLICDSCGTVTSGPARVLPDAEVVWTFVAEQGWTGSPFATGPHRCPRCELVPSPAPAARTPRRADPLGVLGVEHLDDVVIVTAAGDLDIATGEDLHGTLAEAVDADRHVVVDLARVHLIDSTALGVLVRARQDTRQRGRRLSLAGPSRFVRTVLHTMRLDRVFPVFDTRRDAVDWSRSTPTDRPRERSTAW, encoded by the coding sequence ATGACCGTCGTACCGGACGACCCGCTGATGACGCTGATCTGCGACAGCTGCGGGACGGTGACGAGCGGCCCGGCCCGCGTCCTGCCCGACGCCGAGGTGGTCTGGACGTTCGTCGCCGAACAGGGCTGGACCGGTTCGCCGTTCGCCACCGGCCCGCACCGCTGCCCCCGCTGCGAACTGGTCCCCTCGCCGGCCCCGGCGGCCCGCACGCCACGCCGCGCCGACCCGCTCGGCGTGCTCGGCGTCGAACACCTGGACGACGTGGTGATCGTCACCGCCGCCGGTGACCTGGACATCGCCACCGGCGAGGACCTGCACGGGACGCTGGCGGAGGCGGTCGACGCCGACCGGCACGTGGTGGTCGACCTGGCCCGGGTCCACCTGATCGACTCCACCGCGCTCGGGGTGCTGGTCCGGGCCCGACAGGACACCAGGCAACGCGGCCGGCGGCTCAGCCTCGCCGGCCCGTCCCGGTTCGTCCGCACCGTGCTGCACACCATGCGGCTGGACCGGGTCTTCCCGGTCTTCGACACCCGCCGGGACGCGGTGGACTGGTCCCGGTCCACCCCGACCGACCGGCCCCGGGAGAGGAGCACGGCATGGTGA
- a CDS encoding BON domain-containing protein has product MVMPWPLPDDNWFRPEPEPPGPPGDDVRLAAEVAYRIVGGIGVRARRITVTVQNRVAILGGVVPDVDTRQLAGQVAWQVPGVVDVCNALRLSAKR; this is encoded by the coding sequence ATGGTGATGCCGTGGCCGCTGCCCGACGACAACTGGTTCCGGCCGGAGCCCGAACCACCCGGGCCGCCCGGTGACGACGTGCGGCTGGCCGCCGAGGTGGCGTACCGGATCGTCGGCGGGATCGGGGTGCGCGCCCGGCGGATCACGGTCACCGTGCAGAACCGGGTGGCGATCCTCGGGGGCGTCGTCCCCGACGTCGACACCCGGCAGCTCGCCGGCCAGGTCGCCTGGCAGGTGCCGGGTGTGGTCGACGTCTGCAACGCGCTGCGGCTGTCGGCGAAACGCTGA
- a CDS encoding sulfatase-like hydrolase/transferase, whose amino-acid sequence MSRLRHRSTSAGEPAAPAGRPDPRADPAGDGPPPATEPTVDDAPAPTTEPAGPAPTATEPAGPAPTATEPAGPAPTATEPAGPAPTATEPAGPAPTADATGPGLTAEPAGDAPTPTGEAVSVTAGRGRWRTVAGRVTTVLAGLLILAVLTAPDRFDQLTPMAFLRVPIEGLIAAGLLLALPGRARRLVAVPVGAALGLVAIVKVLDLGMSASLARPFDLVLDWVLLDDGYAFVTDSVGTGGAVAAAVGLVALVVALLVLTTRSVLRLTREATGHRRAAVRVVAGLTALWVAAATLGVPVADSGTATLVGQHVGQVGAGLRDRREFAAQVTRDAFRDTPGDQLLTALRGKDVVLAFVESYGRDAVEDPEFAGQVGAVLDGGTRRLAAAGFTARSGFLTSPTFGGGSWLAHDTLLSGLWIDNQQRHDSLLASDRLTLNGAFRRAGWETVAVMPAATSPWPEGAFFGYDRYHDAAGLDYRGPQFSYAPMPDQYTLSTFQRRERSAPDRAPIMAEIPLISSHSPWAAIPRMLDWEHVGDGSIYRRPTSVAFNPKDVVGRSTTEVRTGYRRAIEYSLNSLISYVQTYGDDDLVLVFLGDHQPSPLVTGPDASRDVPITVVARDPAVLARVAGWGWQEGLRPGADAPVWRMDTFRDRFLTAFGPQPPTHVAAPR is encoded by the coding sequence TTGTCACGTCTGCGTCACCGGAGCACGTCGGCCGGCGAGCCCGCCGCCCCGGCCGGCCGGCCCGACCCGAGGGCCGACCCCGCCGGCGACGGGCCGCCCCCGGCCACCGAGCCCACGGTGGACGACGCGCCGGCTCCGACCACCGAGCCCGCCGGCCCGGCTCCGACCGCCACCGAGCCCGCCGGCCCGGCTCCGACCGCCACCGAGCCCGCCGGCCCGGCTCCGACCGCCACCGAGCCCGCCGGCCCGGCTCCGACCGCCACCGAGCCCGCCGGCCCGGCTCCGACCGCCGATGCCACTGGCCCGGGTCTGACCGCCGAGCCCGCCGGCGACGCGCCGACTCCGACGGGCGAGGCCGTGTCGGTGACGGCCGGGCGGGGGCGGTGGCGCACGGTCGCGGGCCGGGTGACCACCGTGCTCGCCGGACTGCTGATCCTGGCGGTGCTTACCGCACCGGACCGGTTCGACCAGCTCACCCCGATGGCGTTCCTGCGCGTACCGATCGAGGGGCTGATCGCCGCCGGCCTGCTGCTGGCGCTGCCCGGCCGGGCGCGTCGGCTGGTCGCGGTGCCGGTCGGGGCGGCGCTGGGGCTGGTCGCCATCGTCAAGGTGCTCGACCTGGGCATGTCGGCCAGCCTGGCCCGCCCGTTCGACCTGGTCCTCGACTGGGTGCTGCTGGACGACGGGTACGCCTTCGTGACCGACTCGGTGGGCACCGGCGGCGCGGTCGCCGCCGCCGTGGGGCTGGTTGCCCTGGTGGTGGCGCTGCTGGTGCTGACCACCCGGTCGGTGCTGCGGCTGACCCGGGAGGCGACCGGGCACCGCCGGGCCGCCGTACGGGTGGTCGCCGGCCTGACCGCTCTCTGGGTGGCCGCCGCGACGCTCGGCGTGCCGGTCGCCGACTCCGGCACGGCGACCCTGGTGGGGCAGCACGTCGGCCAGGTCGGCGCGGGGCTGCGGGACCGGCGGGAGTTCGCCGCCCAGGTCACCCGGGACGCTTTCCGCGACACTCCCGGCGACCAGTTGCTCACCGCGCTGCGCGGCAAGGACGTGGTGCTGGCCTTCGTGGAGAGCTACGGCCGGGACGCGGTCGAGGACCCGGAGTTCGCCGGTCAGGTCGGCGCGGTGCTCGACGGCGGCACCCGCCGCCTGGCCGCCGCCGGCTTCACCGCCCGCAGCGGCTTCCTGACCTCACCCACCTTCGGCGGGGGGAGCTGGCTGGCCCACGACACGCTGCTGTCCGGCCTGTGGATCGACAACCAGCAACGGCACGACAGCCTGCTGGCCAGCGACCGGCTCACCCTCAACGGGGCGTTCCGGCGGGCCGGCTGGGAGACCGTCGCGGTGATGCCGGCGGCCACCTCGCCCTGGCCGGAGGGGGCGTTCTTCGGCTACGACCGCTACCACGACGCGGCGGGACTGGACTACCGTGGACCGCAGTTCAGCTATGCGCCGATGCCCGACCAGTACACCCTGTCGACCTTCCAGCGCCGGGAACGGAGCGCCCCGGACCGCGCGCCGATCATGGCGGAGATCCCGCTGATCTCCAGCCACTCCCCGTGGGCGGCGATCCCCCGGATGCTCGACTGGGAGCACGTCGGCGACGGGTCGATCTACCGCCGGCCGACGTCGGTGGCGTTCAACCCCAAGGACGTGGTGGGGCGGAGCACCACCGAGGTGCGCACCGGTTACCGCCGCGCGATCGAGTACTCGCTGAACAGCCTGATCTCCTACGTCCAGACGTACGGCGACGACGACCTGGTGCTGGTCTTCCTCGGCGACCACCAACCGTCCCCGCTGGTCACCGGCCCGGACGCCAGCCGGGACGTGCCGATCACCGTGGTCGCCCGCGACCCGGCGGTGCTCGCCCGGGTGGCCGGCTGGGGCTGGCAGGAAGGGCTGCGCCCCGGGGCGGACGCGCCGGTGTGGCGGATGGACACCTTCCGGGACCGGTTCCTCACCGCGTTCGGTCCGCAACCGCCGACCCACGTGGCGGCCCCGCGCTGA
- a CDS encoding zinc-dependent alcohol dehydrogenase, whose translation MIRDAQAFWLRSPGVGELRTVTLPAPGPDEVLVRSRYSGVSRGTETLVFTGSVPESQYATMRAPFQEGDFPAPVKYGYLSVGVVEAGPAALRGRTVFCLHPHQSAYVVPASAVTPVPDDVPAARAVLAGTVETAVNALWDAAPLVGDRVSVVGGGMVGCSVAALLARFPGVRVELVDADPARAAVASALGVDFALPEAATGGRDLVVHASATAAGLQRSLDLLAPEGTVVELSWYGDRPVELSLGGAFHSGRLTVRSSQVGTVSPARASRRGFADRMALALELLADPVFDALLTGRSPFAELPDVLDRLASGALPALCHLITYDEETPCSA comes from the coding sequence GTGATCCGCGATGCCCAGGCCTTCTGGCTCCGCTCCCCCGGCGTCGGCGAGCTGAGGACGGTGACACTGCCCGCTCCCGGCCCCGACGAGGTGCTGGTCCGCAGCCGCTACTCCGGGGTGAGCCGTGGCACCGAGACGCTCGTCTTCACCGGCAGCGTGCCGGAGAGCCAGTACGCGACGATGCGTGCCCCGTTCCAGGAGGGCGACTTCCCCGCCCCGGTCAAGTACGGCTACCTCAGCGTCGGCGTGGTCGAGGCCGGTCCGGCGGCGCTGCGCGGTCGGACGGTGTTCTGCCTGCACCCGCACCAGAGCGCGTACGTGGTGCCGGCGTCGGCGGTGACCCCGGTGCCGGACGACGTGCCGGCGGCCCGTGCGGTGCTGGCCGGCACGGTGGAGACGGCGGTCAACGCGTTGTGGGACGCCGCGCCGCTGGTCGGCGACCGGGTCAGCGTGGTCGGCGGCGGGATGGTGGGGTGCAGCGTGGCGGCCCTGCTGGCCCGCTTCCCCGGGGTCCGGGTCGAGCTGGTCGATGCCGACCCGGCGCGGGCGGCGGTCGCCTCGGCGTTGGGTGTCGACTTCGCCCTGCCGGAGGCGGCCACCGGTGGGCGGGACCTGGTGGTGCACGCCAGCGCCACCGCCGCCGGGTTGCAGCGCAGCCTGGACCTGCTCGCCCCGGAGGGCACCGTGGTCGAGTTGAGCTGGTACGGCGACCGGCCGGTCGAGCTGTCGCTGGGCGGGGCGTTCCACTCCGGCCGGTTGACCGTCCGCAGCAGCCAGGTGGGCACGGTCTCCCCGGCGCGGGCGTCCCGGCGTGGCTTCGCCGACCGGATGGCGCTCGCCCTGGAGCTGCTCGCCGATCCGGTGTTCGACGCGCTGCTGACCGGGCGGTCCCCGTTCGCGGAGCTGCCCGACGTGCTCGACCGCCTGGCCTCGGGCGCACTGCCCGCGCTGTGCCATCTGATCACCTACGACGAGGAGACACCGTGTTCAGCGTGA
- a CDS encoding 6-pyruvoyl trahydropterin synthase family protein, which produces MFSVTVRDHIMIAHSFRGEVFGPAQKLHGATFVVDATFRRPELDDDGIVVDIGRATDELKAVLADLTYRNLDDEPAFAGQNTTTEVLCRTIADRLAERVHAGGLGAGARELAGVTVTLHESHIAWASYERSL; this is translated from the coding sequence GTGTTCAGCGTGACCGTACGGGACCACATCATGATCGCCCACAGCTTCCGGGGGGAGGTGTTCGGGCCGGCGCAGAAGCTGCACGGGGCGACCTTCGTCGTCGACGCCACCTTCCGCCGCCCCGAGCTGGACGACGACGGCATCGTGGTGGACATCGGCCGGGCGACCGACGAGCTGAAGGCGGTGCTGGCCGACCTGACGTACCGCAACCTGGACGACGAGCCGGCGTTCGCCGGGCAGAACACCACCACCGAGGTGCTGTGCCGGACCATCGCCGACCGGCTGGCCGAGCGGGTGCACGCCGGTGGGCTGGGCGCGGGCGCCCGGGAGCTGGCCGGGGTCACCGTCACCCTGCACGAGTCGCACATCGCCTGGGCCAGCTACGAGCGGTCGTTGTAG
- a CDS encoding glycosyltransferase family 4 protein encodes MPAVHVVLPGDIDDPATPSGGNAYDRRVCAGLAAAGWAVYEHGVPGDWPYPDEAARARLAGVLAALPDGALALYDGLVASTVPELLAAQAGRLRQVVLVHMPLGDDAEARALPHADALVTTSGWTRELLLARHPLDPARVTAATPGVDPADPAPGSTAGTALLCVAAVTPVKGYDVLVDALTGLADRPWTLDCVGALDRDPAFVAALRRRVDRDGLAGRVRWHGPLTGPALDAAYAGADLLVLPSRAETYGMVVVEALARGIPVLGTTAGGVPEALGRAADGTAPGVLVPPGDPVALAGALRRWLHSAELRDRLRRAARDRRADLPGWPATVTTISQVLDGVRT; translated from the coding sequence GTGCCGGCGGTGCACGTCGTCCTGCCGGGGGACATCGACGACCCGGCCACGCCCAGCGGCGGCAACGCGTACGACAGGCGGGTCTGTGCCGGGCTGGCGGCGGCCGGGTGGGCGGTATACGAGCACGGGGTGCCCGGGGACTGGCCGTACCCCGACGAGGCGGCACGGGCGCGGCTGGCCGGGGTGCTCGCGGCCCTGCCGGACGGCGCGCTGGCGCTGTACGACGGGTTGGTCGCCTCGACCGTGCCGGAGCTGCTGGCGGCGCAGGCCGGCCGGCTGCGCCAGGTGGTGCTGGTGCACATGCCGCTCGGTGACGACGCCGAGGCGCGGGCCCTGCCGCACGCCGACGCGCTCGTCACCACCAGCGGCTGGACCCGGGAGCTGCTGCTGGCCCGGCACCCGCTCGACCCGGCCCGGGTGACGGCGGCCACCCCGGGGGTCGACCCGGCCGACCCCGCCCCGGGCTCGACCGCCGGCACCGCGCTGCTCTGCGTCGCGGCGGTCACCCCGGTCAAGGGGTACGACGTGCTCGTCGACGCGCTGACCGGGCTCGCCGACCGGCCGTGGACGTTGGACTGCGTCGGCGCGCTGGACCGCGATCCGGCCTTCGTGGCAGCACTGCGGCGGCGGGTCGACCGAGACGGGCTGGCCGGGCGGGTGCGCTGGCACGGGCCGTTGACCGGGCCGGCGCTGGACGCCGCGTACGCCGGGGCGGACCTGCTGGTGCTGCCCTCCCGCGCCGAGACGTACGGGATGGTGGTGGTCGAGGCCCTGGCCCGGGGGATCCCGGTGCTGGGCACCACCGCCGGCGGGGTGCCCGAGGCGCTGGGCCGGGCCGCCGACGGCACCGCGCCCGGGGTGCTGGTGCCGCCGGGCGACCCGGTGGCGCTGGCCGGGGCGCTGCGCCGCTGGCTGCACTCGGCCGAGCTGCGCGACCGGCTGCGCCGCGCGGCCCGGGACCGGCGGGCCGACCTGCCCGGCTGGCCGGCCACCGTGACGACGATCTCCCAGGTGTTGGACGGAGTGAGGACATGA
- a CDS encoding class I SAM-dependent methyltransferase gives MTAYATEPFADWLRLREPADADARSRELVDLLRDRLTGAGGPDLSPAGEGGPGMLVAGAGSVTSLRGDRPWVVHDLGSGTGSMLRWLAPLLPGPQRWVLHDRDPGLLERAGAGVPVAADGSPVEVITRQGDLTRLTGADLADADLVTASALLDMFSADEIARVVAACAGVGCPSLFVLSVVGRVTFDPADPLDVEIAAAFDAHQRRTLDGRVLLGPDAAAAAVAEFTRQGVPVTVRPSPWRLGPDRAALLVEWLDGWLDAAVAQRPDLADRTAAYARRRRAEAAAGRLTVTVGHEDLLAGVE, from the coding sequence ATGACCGCGTACGCCACCGAACCGTTCGCCGACTGGCTGCGGCTGCGGGAACCCGCCGACGCCGACGCCCGCAGCCGGGAACTGGTCGACCTGCTCCGCGACCGGCTCACCGGTGCCGGTGGGCCGGACCTGTCGCCGGCCGGTGAGGGTGGGCCCGGCATGCTGGTGGCCGGTGCCGGGTCCGTCACGTCGCTGCGCGGGGACCGCCCGTGGGTGGTGCACGACCTGGGCAGCGGCACCGGCTCGATGCTGCGCTGGCTGGCCCCGCTGCTGCCCGGCCCGCAGCGCTGGGTGCTGCACGACCGGGATCCGGGTCTGCTGGAGCGGGCCGGCGCGGGTGTGCCGGTCGCCGCCGACGGCAGCCCGGTCGAGGTGATCACCCGGCAGGGCGACCTCACCCGGCTGACCGGCGCCGACCTGGCCGACGCCGACCTGGTCACCGCGTCGGCACTGCTGGACATGTTCAGCGCCGACGAGATCGCCCGGGTCGTGGCCGCCTGCGCGGGGGTCGGCTGCCCGAGCCTGTTCGTGCTCTCCGTGGTCGGTCGGGTGACGTTCGACCCCGCCGACCCGCTGGACGTCGAGATCGCCGCCGCCTTCGACGCCCACCAGCGACGTACCCTCGACGGCCGGGTGCTGCTCGGGCCGGATGCCGCCGCGGCGGCCGTCGCGGAGTTCACCCGGCAGGGGGTGCCGGTGACCGTGCGGCCGAGCCCGTGGCGGCTCGGACCGGACCGGGCGGCGCTGCTCGTGGAGTGGCTCGACGGGTGGCTCGACGCGGCCGTCGCGCAGCGCCCCGACCTGGCCGACCGGACGGCGGCCTACGCGCGGCGGCGGCGGGCCGAGGCGGCGGCCGGTCGGCTCACCGTCACCGTCGGCCACGAGGACCTGCTCGCCGGGGTGGAATGA